From a region of the Myxococcus stipitatus genome:
- the gspD gene encoding type II secretion system secretin GspD: MKTLPSWMLCLCLALAVPAQAQRRPPPPGSSTPGERTITPSSPPAGSVEEANQGPRRTPTCEEARRNARYGIYFDKVEIEKLVQTVADATCRTFILPENVRGKISIIGPENGRVEVDADAFYSAFLASLDANGLAVYQYGRFMKIVDKRSAKQNPIPTIVEPGQPYTTNEQMVTKLFRIRNVEVEPLRGVLQQLVSKDGDTIPYPPDTIIVNDVGSNIHRLERLIDQLDTRAASDELRVIQVQYASAQEVANTVQRLFESKGSRPGQRPGTFTQGVPPAAQGAPGGEAAQPAIGGQEGSGGPVTLSQIIPDERTNKLIIVASPAAFDRIQDIVAQIDIPSGTSGRINVYYLENANAEELASTLQSLAQGTANRPRPNTPNPAPGVPRPGAGTQAAELFSGEVKISADKGTNSLVIVASQADYKNIVQVIQQLDAPRRQVFVEAVIMEVNLDRNAEFGINLHSGFSLNSSEGPVPGLVGTNNGGTGLPPSLSLGNLAQFGGFLAGIQGPVIPALEKLGLDIPAFGVVLHAMQQSSDVNVLSTPHILTSDNEEAEITVGQNVPFQSGFNPSSLGATVGGTGTAGVNSLLGGLGGLSSLYAPIQRQNVELKLTVKPQINDSDYIRMVITEQTEEIASNDPVLGPTTSKRSAKTTVIAKDQETVVLGGIMQDRTIESVNKVPILGDIPIIGNFFRDTSRRKTKTNLLLFLTPYIIRGPEDFRVIFERKMKERQQFVEQFYGQVPGHDVAVDFSRKPGPLGRMNQAVLRERQRVENGGPGVQGERVIAPSSGRSAPAPAPQPPAAPRSEPPVREVAPPPAGSEESTPATGTSPAPETPAPESSGDESPERLRIQPESGNQKP; the protein is encoded by the coding sequence ATGAAGACGCTCCCGTCCTGGATGCTCTGCTTGTGCCTCGCGCTCGCCGTCCCCGCGCAGGCCCAGCGCCGCCCTCCTCCGCCCGGCTCATCCACCCCGGGTGAGCGGACCATCACCCCGTCGTCCCCGCCCGCCGGCTCCGTCGAGGAGGCCAACCAGGGTCCGCGCCGCACGCCCACCTGCGAGGAGGCCCGGCGCAACGCGCGCTACGGCATCTATTTCGACAAGGTGGAGATCGAGAAGCTCGTCCAGACGGTGGCGGACGCGACGTGCCGCACCTTCATCCTCCCGGAGAACGTGCGCGGGAAGATCTCCATCATCGGCCCGGAGAACGGCCGCGTGGAGGTGGACGCGGACGCGTTCTACTCCGCGTTCCTCGCCTCGCTCGACGCCAACGGGCTCGCCGTCTACCAGTACGGCCGGTTCATGAAGATCGTCGACAAGCGCTCGGCGAAGCAGAACCCCATCCCCACCATCGTCGAGCCGGGCCAGCCCTACACCACCAACGAGCAGATGGTGACCAAGCTGTTCCGCATCCGCAACGTGGAGGTGGAGCCGCTGCGCGGCGTGCTCCAGCAGCTGGTGTCCAAGGACGGCGACACGATTCCGTACCCGCCGGACACCATCATCGTCAACGACGTGGGCTCCAACATCCACCGCCTGGAGCGCCTCATCGACCAGCTCGACACGCGCGCCGCCAGCGACGAGCTGCGCGTCATCCAGGTGCAGTACGCCTCCGCCCAGGAGGTGGCCAACACGGTGCAGCGCCTGTTCGAATCCAAGGGTTCGCGCCCCGGCCAGCGCCCCGGCACCTTCACCCAGGGCGTCCCGCCCGCCGCCCAGGGCGCGCCCGGCGGCGAGGCCGCCCAGCCCGCCATCGGCGGACAGGAGGGCAGCGGCGGCCCGGTGACGCTGTCGCAGATCATCCCGGACGAGCGCACCAACAAGCTCATCATCGTCGCCAGCCCCGCCGCGTTCGACCGCATCCAGGACATCGTCGCGCAGATCGACATCCCCTCCGGGACCAGCGGCCGCATCAACGTCTACTACCTGGAGAACGCCAACGCGGAGGAGCTGGCCAGCACGCTCCAGTCGCTCGCGCAGGGCACCGCCAACCGCCCGCGCCCGAACACGCCCAACCCCGCGCCCGGCGTGCCCCGCCCCGGCGCTGGCACCCAGGCGGCGGAGCTGTTCAGCGGCGAGGTGAAGATCTCCGCGGACAAGGGCACCAACTCGCTCGTCATCGTCGCCAGCCAGGCGGACTACAAGAACATCGTCCAGGTCATCCAGCAGCTCGACGCGCCCCGCCGCCAGGTGTTCGTGGAGGCCGTCATCATGGAGGTGAACCTGGACCGCAACGCCGAGTTCGGCATCAACCTGCACAGCGGCTTCTCGCTCAACTCGAGCGAGGGTCCGGTGCCGGGCCTGGTGGGCACCAACAACGGCGGCACCGGCCTGCCGCCCTCGCTGAGCCTGGGCAACCTGGCGCAGTTCGGCGGCTTCCTCGCCGGCATCCAGGGCCCCGTCATCCCCGCGCTGGAGAAGCTGGGCCTGGACATCCCCGCCTTCGGCGTGGTGCTGCACGCCATGCAGCAGAGCTCCGACGTCAACGTGCTGTCCACCCCGCACATCCTCACCAGCGACAACGAGGAGGCCGAAATCACGGTGGGCCAGAACGTGCCCTTCCAGTCCGGCTTCAACCCGTCGTCGCTCGGCGCCACCGTGGGCGGCACGGGGACCGCCGGCGTGAACTCCCTGCTCGGCGGCCTGGGCGGCCTCAGCTCGCTGTACGCGCCCATCCAGCGCCAGAACGTGGAGCTGAAGCTGACCGTCAAGCCGCAGATCAACGACAGCGACTACATCCGCATGGTCATCACCGAGCAGACGGAGGAGATCGCCTCCAACGACCCGGTGCTCGGCCCCACCACCAGCAAGCGCAGCGCGAAGACGACGGTCATCGCCAAGGACCAGGAGACGGTGGTGCTGGGCGGCATCATGCAGGACCGCACCATCGAGTCCGTCAACAAGGTGCCCATCCTGGGTGACATCCCCATCATCGGGAACTTCTTCCGCGACACCTCGCGCCGCAAGACGAAGACGAACCTGCTGCTGTTCCTGACGCCGTACATCATCCGGGGCCCGGAGGACTTCCGCGTCATCTTCGAGCGCAAGATGAAGGAGCGTCAGCAGTTCGTGGAGCAGTTCTACGGCCAGGTGCCGGGCCACGACGTGGCGGTGGACTTCAGCCGCAAGCCGGGCCCGCTGGGCCGCATGAACCAGGCGGTGCTGCGCGAGCGCCAGCGCGTGGAGAACGGCGGCCCCGGCGTGCAGGGCGAGCGGGTCATCGCCCCCTCGTCCGGCCGCTCCGCCCCCGCTCCGGCCCCGCAGCCCCCGGCCGCCCCGCGGTCCGAGCCTCCCGTGAGGGAAGTGGCGCCGCCCCCCGCGGGTTCAGAAGAGTCCACCCCCGCGACCGGGACGTCCCCGGCGCCCGAGACGCCGGCTCCGGAGTCCTCCGGGGACGAGTCGCCCGAGCGCCTGCGCATCCAGCCCGAGTCCGGGAACCAGAAGCCATGA
- the gspC gene encoding type II secretion system protein GspC has translation MELFFRKYFWTVNLLFILLVALLAAKTVNLFVESSISPVPTAGTAARVPSTPRHEQAAALPDMNELSRVTGIKIPEPEVAVKEPTTPTVDPNAAPVKSGLRVKLLGTLVAANPDWSFASIQDMVTQRSQTYMVGNNIQGATVETIERERVIVLNNGRREFIDGQPGDGAQAFTPPSPPVAQANTAPPGNASGIRATGENEYEVPRAEIDKTLNNLNDVAMQARIVPAFKDGQAVGFKLFSIRPDSIYSKIGVQNGDVIRRINGFDLNSPEKALEVYSKMKDAARIEIEIERNGAPIRKSYNVR, from the coding sequence ATGGAACTCTTCTTTCGCAAATACTTCTGGACGGTGAACCTGCTGTTCATCCTCCTCGTCGCGCTGCTGGCGGCGAAGACGGTGAACCTGTTCGTCGAGTCCTCCATCTCCCCGGTCCCGACCGCTGGGACGGCGGCGCGTGTCCCCTCGACTCCGCGACACGAGCAGGCGGCCGCGCTGCCGGACATGAACGAGCTGTCCCGGGTGACCGGCATCAAGATTCCGGAGCCGGAAGTCGCGGTGAAGGAGCCGACCACCCCCACCGTGGACCCGAACGCCGCGCCGGTGAAGAGTGGCCTGCGGGTGAAGCTGCTCGGCACGCTGGTGGCCGCCAACCCGGACTGGTCCTTCGCGTCCATCCAGGACATGGTGACCCAGCGCTCGCAGACGTACATGGTGGGCAACAACATCCAGGGCGCCACGGTGGAGACCATCGAGCGCGAGCGCGTCATCGTGCTCAACAACGGCCGCCGCGAGTTCATCGACGGGCAGCCGGGTGACGGCGCCCAGGCCTTCACCCCGCCCTCGCCGCCGGTGGCCCAGGCGAACACCGCGCCGCCGGGCAACGCCAGCGGCATCCGCGCCACCGGCGAGAACGAGTACGAGGTCCCCCGGGCGGAGATCGACAAGACGCTCAACAACCTCAACGACGTGGCCATGCAGGCGCGCATCGTCCCCGCCTTCAAGGACGGCCAGGCCGTGGGCTTCAAGCTCTTCTCCATCCGCCCCGACTCCATCTATTCGAAGATCGGCGTCCAGAACGGCGACGTCATCCGCCGCATCAACGGATTCGACCTCAACAGCCCGGAGAAGGCGCTGGAGGTCTATTCGAAGATGAAGGACGCCGCCCGCATCGAGATCGAGATCGAGCGCAACGGAGCGCCGATCCGCAAGTCGTACAACGTCCGCTAA
- a CDS encoding sigma-54-dependent transcriptional regulator has protein sequence MTSPTVLVVDDDRANLDSVSRIFQRENMATLAATNGTEALELLRRPEVTVMVTDLMMPGMDGQELLRAARTIRPDVEVVLMTAYGTVETAVAAMKDGAYDFITKPLKRHSLVKAVQKALEKRALVSENQTLKAKLAEMSAAGGRTMVGQSPAFRAMLDTIRQAAPSTATVLLLGESGTGKELAARSVHEYSQRAKGPFVAVNCGALPENILEAELFGVERGAFTGAVARREGRFERAHGGTLFLDEVGEMPLPAQVKLLRALAEGEIERLGGTQTVKVDVRLVAATNKDLQKEVAEGRFREDLYYRLNVVEIRVPALASRREDIPLLADAFLRRFAAKNGKALRGFSPEALQTLENYAWPGNVRELEHAVERAVVLARGEVLEASDLPESVRKGPLGAASQLVIPIGTPMEEVERRVIHETLRHTKGDKTLAARLLGIAARTIYRKLEREQSSSPEAPAGSDD, from the coding sequence ATGACCAGCCCCACCGTCCTGGTCGTCGACGACGACCGCGCCAACCTCGACTCCGTCAGCCGCATCTTCCAGCGGGAGAACATGGCCACGCTGGCCGCCACCAACGGCACGGAGGCGCTGGAGCTGCTGCGCCGGCCGGAGGTGACGGTGATGGTGACGGACCTGATGATGCCCGGGATGGACGGGCAGGAGCTGCTGCGCGCGGCGCGCACCATCCGCCCGGACGTGGAGGTGGTGCTGATGACGGCCTACGGCACCGTGGAGACGGCGGTGGCGGCGATGAAGGACGGGGCCTATGACTTCATCACCAAGCCGCTCAAGCGCCACTCGCTGGTGAAGGCGGTGCAGAAGGCGCTGGAGAAGCGGGCGCTGGTGTCGGAGAACCAGACGCTCAAGGCGAAGCTGGCGGAGATGAGCGCCGCGGGCGGGCGCACCATGGTGGGCCAGTCCCCCGCCTTCCGCGCCATGCTGGACACCATCCGCCAGGCCGCGCCCTCCACCGCCACGGTGCTGCTGCTGGGCGAGTCCGGCACGGGCAAGGAGCTGGCGGCGCGCTCGGTGCACGAATATTCGCAGCGGGCCAAGGGCCCGTTCGTCGCCGTCAACTGCGGCGCGCTGCCGGAGAACATCCTGGAGGCGGAGCTGTTCGGCGTGGAGCGCGGCGCCTTCACCGGCGCGGTGGCCCGCCGCGAGGGCCGCTTCGAGCGCGCCCACGGCGGCACCCTCTTCCTCGACGAGGTGGGCGAGATGCCGCTGCCCGCGCAGGTGAAGCTCCTGCGCGCGCTGGCCGAGGGCGAAATCGAGCGGCTGGGCGGCACCCAGACGGTGAAGGTGGACGTGCGGCTGGTGGCCGCCACCAACAAGGACTTGCAGAAGGAGGTCGCGGAGGGGCGCTTCCGGGAGGACCTCTACTACCGGCTCAACGTGGTGGAGATCCGCGTGCCCGCGCTGGCCTCGCGCCGCGAGGACATCCCGCTCCTGGCGGACGCGTTCCTGCGCCGCTTCGCCGCCAAGAACGGCAAGGCCCTGCGCGGCTTCTCCCCGGAGGCGCTCCAGACGCTGGAGAACTACGCCTGGCCCGGCAACGTGCGGGAGCTCGAGCACGCCGTCGAGCGCGCGGTGGTGCTGGCGCGGGGCGAGGTGCTGGAGGCCAGCGACCTGCCCGAATCCGTGCGCAAGGGCCCGCTCGGCGCCGCCAGCCAGCTGGTCATCCCCATCGGCACGCCCATGGAGGAGGTGGAGCGCAGGGTGATCCACGAAACGCTGCGCCACACCAAGGGCGACAAGACGCTGGCCGCGCGCCTGCTGGGCATCGCCGCGCGGACCATCTACCGCAAGCTCGAGCGCGAACAGTCCTCCAGCCCGGAGGCCCCCGCCGGCTCGGACGACTGA
- a CDS encoding ParB/RepB/Spo0J family partition protein, whose protein sequence is MAAKSARKTAAKPRAKSATPRKPRRKKAEPKSRGLTPADVASDSVEYPTDILEGIRSDGGEVLGVYREPLGGHPVVLAVLPIDKVEPTPYQRDLSEPHVKRLASAMERLDRFLDPVIAVRKDGRYWTPNGNHRLHASKLLGARSIVALLLPDEDVAYQILALNTEKAHNLKERSLEVVRMYRGLVGAGRDGKETAFAHLFEEPAFITLGAAYEKRPRFSAGAYHPFVKVVEDFVDQPLAQALPLREARADKLLELDDAVVAVVDALKARGMQSPYLKNFVVARINFLRFRKGEGKPDFDATVERMLASARKFNVDSVKREDIGRMGGGPVETEDDHA, encoded by the coding sequence ATGGCAGCCAAGTCCGCACGCAAGACGGCCGCGAAGCCGAGGGCGAAGTCGGCCACGCCGCGCAAGCCGCGCCGCAAGAAGGCGGAACCGAAGTCGCGGGGCCTGACGCCCGCGGACGTGGCCAGCGATTCGGTGGAGTACCCCACCGACATCCTCGAGGGCATCCGGAGCGACGGCGGCGAGGTGCTCGGCGTCTACCGCGAGCCGCTGGGCGGCCACCCCGTGGTGCTGGCGGTGCTCCCCATCGACAAGGTGGAGCCCACGCCCTACCAGCGGGACCTGTCCGAACCCCACGTGAAGCGGCTGGCCAGCGCCATGGAGCGGCTGGACCGCTTCCTCGACCCCGTCATCGCCGTGCGCAAGGACGGGCGCTACTGGACGCCCAACGGCAACCACCGCCTGCACGCCAGCAAGCTGCTGGGCGCCAGGTCCATCGTCGCGCTGCTGCTGCCGGACGAGGACGTGGCCTATCAAATCCTCGCCCTCAACACGGAGAAGGCCCACAACCTCAAGGAGCGCTCGCTGGAGGTGGTGCGCATGTACCGCGGCCTCGTCGGCGCCGGCCGCGACGGCAAGGAGACCGCCTTCGCCCACCTCTTCGAGGAGCCCGCCTTCATCACCCTGGGCGCGGCCTACGAGAAGCGCCCCCGCTTCTCCGCGGGCGCCTACCACCCCTTCGTCAAGGTCGTGGAGGACTTCGTCGACCAGCCCCTGGCCCAGGCCCTGCCCCTGCGCGAGGCCCGCGCGGACAAGCTGCTGGAGCTGGACGACGCCGTCGTCGCCGTCGTCGACGCCCTCAAGGCCAGGGGCATGCAGAGCCCCTACCTCAAGAACTTCGTCGTCGCGCGCATCAACTTCCTGCGCTTCCGCAAGGGCGAGGGCAAGCCCGACTTCGACGCCACCGTGGAGCGCATGCTCGCCAGCGCCCGCAAGTTCAACGTCGACTCCGTCAAGCGCGAGGACATTGGCCGCATGGGCGGCGGCCCCGTGGAGACAGAGGACGACCACGCGTGA
- a CDS encoding TldD/PmbA family protein: MDYQKLAKRIVQRAEKKGARQAEAFLEVGRQSSVRVRDGQIEDLTQSTSKGVGLRVIVKDRLGFAFTSDFEPAGLERLVDQAVKLAEAAAPSKLNGLPGKKDLGRYADTGALFDPAVANLPGDWKVKAALEAEKAGREVDPRIATFNAVGAGDFVSEVYVASSEGMSGGYSGTYVYLYAMPVASEAGQLQKGYWLDYKRFLADLEDPASIGREASRRAVRMLGARRVKTQQVPVLFDPLVAASFIGGLADAADGNAVHQKASVLAAHHGKRLAGAHVTLVDDGLLPRGLSTAPFDGEGVPTRRTPILEKGVLQNFLYDAYTARKAKARPTGNATRGYSSLPGIGTSNLYLEPGAKSPEDLIRETGRGFYVTSLLGHGADPVSGELSAGANGLWIENGELTHAVQEVTVAGNLLTMLQDLDGVANDLQFRGGSTGAPTVRFRQLTLSGE; encoded by the coding sequence ATGGACTACCAGAAGCTCGCGAAGAGAATCGTCCAGCGCGCGGAGAAGAAGGGCGCCCGCCAGGCGGAGGCCTTCCTGGAGGTGGGCCGCCAGAGCAGCGTGCGCGTGCGCGACGGACAGATAGAGGACCTCACCCAGTCCACCTCCAAGGGCGTGGGCCTGCGCGTCATCGTCAAGGACCGGCTCGGCTTCGCCTTCACGTCGGACTTCGAGCCCGCCGGCCTCGAGCGGCTCGTGGACCAGGCCGTGAAGCTGGCCGAGGCCGCCGCGCCCAGCAAGCTGAACGGCCTGCCCGGCAAGAAGGACCTGGGCCGGTACGCGGACACCGGGGCGCTGTTCGACCCGGCCGTGGCCAACCTGCCCGGCGACTGGAAGGTGAAGGCCGCGCTGGAGGCGGAGAAGGCCGGCCGCGAGGTGGACCCGCGCATCGCCACCTTCAACGCGGTGGGCGCCGGGGACTTCGTCTCCGAGGTCTACGTCGCGTCGTCGGAGGGCATGTCCGGCGGCTACTCCGGTACGTACGTGTACCTGTACGCCATGCCGGTGGCCTCCGAGGCCGGGCAGCTGCAGAAGGGCTACTGGCTCGACTACAAGCGCTTCCTGGCGGACCTGGAGGACCCCGCGTCCATCGGCCGCGAGGCGTCGCGCCGCGCGGTGCGCATGCTCGGCGCCAGGCGCGTGAAGACGCAGCAGGTGCCCGTGCTGTTCGACCCGCTCGTGGCCGCCTCCTTCATCGGCGGCCTCGCCGACGCCGCGGACGGCAACGCCGTGCACCAGAAGGCCAGCGTGCTCGCGGCGCACCACGGCAAGCGGCTGGCGGGCGCGCACGTCACCCTGGTGGATGACGGCCTGTTGCCCCGCGGCCTGTCCACCGCGCCCTTCGACGGAGAGGGCGTGCCCACCCGCCGCACGCCCATCCTCGAGAAGGGCGTCCTCCAGAACTTCCTCTACGACGCGTACACCGCGCGCAAGGCGAAGGCGCGCCCCACCGGCAACGCCACGCGCGGCTACAGCTCGCTGCCCGGCATCGGCACCAGCAACCTGTACCTGGAGCCCGGCGCGAAGTCGCCCGAGGACCTCATCCGCGAGACGGGCCGGGGCTTCTACGTCACGTCCCTGCTCGGCCACGGCGCGGACCCCGTGTCCGGCGAGCTGTCCGCGGGCGCCAACGGCCTGTGGATCGAGAACGGCGAGCTGACGCACGCCGTGCAGGAGGTCACCGTCGCGGGCAACCTCCTGACGATGCTCCAGGACCTGGACGGCGTGGCCAACGACCTGCAGTTTCGGGGCGGCTCCACCGGCGCCCCCACTGTCCGCTTCCGTCAGCTCACCCTCTCGGGCGAGTAG
- a CDS encoding TldD/PmbA family protein has translation MPRASAPTRRATSSQLAPLAARRPTPSPLLPQPLLERLLAVAMARGGDFAEVYVERTQTTSVSLEESRIKSAQTGLVQGVGVRVISGAKVGYAYSDDWDEPALLRAASTAAMIAQGTGAERAFPVSRVAVPSHFHIPASLADVEVAQKAALLTRADKAARAFDSRVTQVNGAYVDNTRRIAVANTEGRYTEDALEMCRLFVQVVALGKRDERRMGQFGSGGRVPFTHWLTFPPEDVAREAARQAVATLGAVDCAAGPQTVVLAPGWSGILLHEAVGHGLEADFIRKGTSLFAGKLGEKVASDLVTVIDDGTVASGRGTLNIDDEGNPAERKVLIENGVLKGYLYDGLNAKLMGQRSTGSGRRESFRHLPMPRMTNTFLAPGNHHPEDILKEVKRGLYCATFGGGQVDISNGNFVFEVSEAYQIEDGKLGRPVKNAILIGVGPEALKNVSRVGCDPMPDPGMGTCGKNGQSVPVGVGLPTVRIDNVTVGGTQVG, from the coding sequence ATGCCCCGAGCGTCCGCGCCCACCCGGCGCGCCACTTCCTCGCAGCTCGCCCCCCTGGCGGCCAGACGCCCCACGCCCTCCCCTCTGCTGCCCCAGCCGCTGCTCGAGCGCCTGCTGGCCGTGGCCATGGCGCGCGGCGGCGACTTCGCGGAGGTCTACGTCGAGCGCACCCAGACGACGTCCGTCTCCCTGGAGGAGTCGCGCATCAAGAGCGCCCAGACGGGCCTGGTGCAGGGGGTGGGGGTGCGCGTCATCTCCGGCGCGAAGGTGGGCTACGCCTACTCCGACGACTGGGACGAGCCGGCGCTGCTGCGCGCGGCGTCCACGGCGGCGATGATTGCCCAGGGCACCGGCGCCGAGCGCGCCTTCCCCGTCTCCCGGGTGGCGGTCCCCAGCCACTTCCACATCCCCGCGTCGCTGGCGGACGTGGAGGTGGCGCAGAAGGCGGCGCTGCTGACGCGCGCGGACAAGGCGGCCCGGGCCTTCGACTCGCGGGTGACGCAGGTCAACGGCGCCTACGTGGACAACACCCGGCGCATCGCGGTGGCGAACACGGAGGGCCGCTACACCGAGGACGCGCTGGAGATGTGCCGGCTGTTCGTCCAGGTGGTGGCGCTGGGCAAGCGCGACGAGCGGCGCATGGGCCAGTTCGGCAGCGGCGGCCGCGTGCCCTTCACCCACTGGCTCACCTTCCCGCCGGAGGACGTGGCGCGCGAGGCGGCGCGGCAGGCGGTGGCCACGCTGGGCGCGGTGGACTGCGCCGCGGGGCCGCAGACGGTGGTGCTCGCGCCGGGCTGGAGCGGCATCCTGCTGCACGAGGCGGTGGGCCACGGCCTGGAGGCGGACTTCATCCGCAAGGGCACGTCCCTGTTCGCGGGCAAGCTGGGGGAGAAGGTCGCCTCCGACCTGGTCACCGTCATCGACGACGGCACGGTGGCCAGCGGCCGGGGCACGCTCAACATCGACGACGAGGGCAACCCCGCCGAGCGCAAGGTCCTCATCGAGAACGGCGTGCTCAAGGGCTACCTCTACGACGGCCTCAACGCGAAGCTGATGGGCCAGCGCTCCACCGGCAGCGGGCGGCGCGAGTCCTTCCGCCACCTGCCCATGCCCCGGATGACGAACACGTTCCTGGCGCCGGGCAACCACCACCCCGAGGACATCCTCAAGGAGGTCAAGCGCGGCCTGTACTGCGCGACGTTCGGCGGCGGCCAGGTGGACATCAGCAACGGCAACTTCGTGTTCGAGGTGAGCGAGGCCTATCAAATCGAGGACGGCAAGCTGGGCCGCCCGGTGAAGAACGCCATCCTCATCGGCGTGGGGCCGGAGGCGCTGAAGAACGTGTCCCGCGTGGGGTGCGACCCCATGCCGGACCCGGGCATGGGCACGTGCGGGAAGAACGGCCAGAGCGTCCCGGTGGGGGTGGGCCTGCCCACCGTGCGCATCGACAACGTCACCGTGGGCGGCACCCAGGTCGGCTGA
- a CDS encoding FHA domain-containing protein: protein MSSDEDFAAPPAGEDAGDDAANPELYGDAVPPRSRTDETRVSSIPESRDEAPSRRDDEDDNSESTRAGPPVQMLVIAGPDRGRKKRFQGVRMVVGRGKDCDFLLDDQSVSRRHLELVYGQSGVVMRDLGSISGTQVNDQRVDECVLKHGDEISIGKSRLRFVDEAEQIKELRAQAEAREAEEKREREEAAKERAEARKNVGAARGTDVDPNDPRLNEATNANYRMPEELKARNDAGPTPVRGKGAIAVPRPRPPPRAGAGAGGMDSKVKLLVGVGGGAVVLLMLFLLLSPSAPPPPPPVDPNLERAKLLMQKARESVRSDDYANAVRLVEEAEKLMPGVDEEGLGRAARKELEVTESFQAVRTMMDNQQFDEARAKLKATPQGTAKTDDVRRKLEAELDEREVAFRIQQVEAALAARDPEQVRPLLDKLPSLNRPAYEQKLVDLEAELAKEATDEARRDRAIRERAALNAKEQRKLFLEEAFIDVERRFNGGDYKRAVLECDRVVEKYKADKDVRDRARSLQKLIPQFQVVLDDAQKKLQANALESAAKPLRRASDLYRQIGFRGSLGNTLDEQLATSALAAAQGQLKKGDLAGAALNFREALRLNPSEGRARDGLDALQKKVEELYMQAYVIKDRDPQMAAEKFKVVIETASEGSDVKRKAEMYLGELQP from the coding sequence GTGTCCTCGGACGAGGATTTCGCGGCGCCGCCGGCGGGAGAGGACGCGGGCGACGACGCCGCGAACCCGGAGCTGTACGGCGACGCGGTGCCGCCGCGCTCGCGCACGGACGAGACGCGCGTCTCCTCCATCCCGGAGTCGCGGGACGAGGCGCCCAGCCGCCGGGACGACGAGGACGACAACTCCGAGTCCACGCGCGCGGGGCCTCCCGTGCAGATGCTGGTCATCGCCGGGCCGGACCGGGGACGCAAGAAGCGCTTCCAGGGCGTGCGGATGGTGGTGGGGCGGGGCAAGGACTGCGACTTCCTCCTGGACGACCAGTCCGTGTCGCGGCGGCACCTGGAGCTCGTCTACGGCCAGAGCGGCGTGGTGATGCGGGACCTGGGGAGCATCTCCGGCACCCAGGTGAACGACCAGCGCGTGGACGAGTGCGTCCTCAAGCACGGGGACGAAATCTCCATCGGCAAGTCGCGGCTGCGCTTCGTGGACGAGGCGGAGCAGATCAAGGAGCTGCGGGCGCAGGCGGAGGCCCGCGAGGCGGAGGAGAAGCGCGAGCGCGAGGAGGCCGCCAAGGAGCGCGCGGAGGCGCGCAAGAACGTGGGCGCGGCCCGTGGCACGGACGTGGACCCGAACGACCCGCGCCTGAACGAGGCCACCAACGCCAACTACCGCATGCCGGAGGAGCTCAAGGCGCGCAACGACGCGGGGCCCACGCCCGTCCGGGGCAAGGGCGCCATCGCCGTGCCCCGGCCGCGTCCCCCCCCGCGCGCCGGCGCCGGCGCTGGCGGCATGGATTCGAAGGTGAAGCTGCTGGTGGGCGTGGGAGGCGGGGCGGTGGTGTTGTTGATGCTGTTCCTCCTGCTGTCGCCCAGCGCGCCGCCGCCCCCGCCGCCGGTGGACCCCAACCTCGAGCGGGCGAAGCTGCTCATGCAGAAGGCGCGCGAGTCGGTGCGCTCGGACGACTACGCCAACGCGGTGCGGCTCGTCGAGGAGGCGGAGAAGCTGATGCCGGGCGTCGACGAGGAGGGACTCGGCCGCGCGGCGCGCAAGGAGCTGGAGGTCACCGAGTCCTTCCAGGCCGTGCGCACGATGATGGACAACCAGCAGTTCGACGAGGCGCGCGCGAAGCTGAAGGCCACGCCCCAGGGCACGGCGAAGACGGACGACGTGCGCCGCAAGCTGGAGGCGGAGCTGGACGAGCGCGAGGTGGCCTTCCGCATCCAGCAGGTGGAGGCGGCGCTGGCGGCGAGGGACCCCGAGCAGGTGCGCCCGCTGCTGGACAAGCTGCCGTCGCTCAACCGGCCCGCGTACGAGCAGAAGCTGGTGGACCTGGAGGCGGAGCTCGCCAAGGAGGCCACGGACGAGGCGCGCCGCGACCGCGCCATCCGGGAGCGCGCCGCCCTCAACGCCAAGGAGCAGCGCAAGCTGTTCCTCGAGGAGGCCTTCATCGACGTGGAGCGGCGCTTCAACGGCGGCGACTACAAGCGCGCCGTCCTCGAGTGCGACCGGGTGGTGGAGAAGTACAAGGCGGACAAGGACGTGCGCGACCGCGCCCGCTCGCTCCAGAAGCTCATCCCCCAGTTCCAGGTCGTCCTGGACGACGCGCAGAAGAAGCTCCAGGCCAACGCGCTGGAGTCGGCGGCCAAGCCGCTGCGCCGGGCGTCGGACCTGTACCGGCAGATCGGCTTCCGGGGCTCGCTGGGCAACACCCTGGACGAACAGCTCGCCACGTCCGCGCTGGCGGCGGCGCAGGGCCAGCTGAAGAAGGGCGACCTGGCGGGCGCGGCGCTGAACTTCCGCGAGGCGCTGCGGCTCAACCCGTCGGAGGGCCGGGCCCGGGATGGCCTGGACGCGCTCCAGAAAAAGGTGGAAGAGCTCTACATGCAGGCCTATGTCATCAAGGACCGGGACCCGCAGATGGCCGCGGAAAAGTTCAAGGTCGTCATCGAGACGGCCTCCGAGGGTTCGGACGTCAAGCGCAAGGCGGAGATGTACCTGGGCGAGCTCCAGCCGTGA